The Athene noctua chromosome 13, bAthNoc1.hap1.1, whole genome shotgun sequence genome has a segment encoding these proteins:
- the HAPLN3 gene encoding hyaluronan and proteoglycan link protein 3 translates to MLLLLLLLEATLLRLASGSHHPFYNGFYYNHIMNDKGNGQDKVVYFNGAKLVVETPKDPVYSSNGANVTLPCHYRYEPDMESKRKIRIKWSKLRDDYTKEQDVLVAIGKTYLAFGDFRGRAHLHQANRREASLVVSDVRLQDDGKYRCEVIDGLEDESNVVDLRLQGVVFPYQPPRGQYRLNFHEAERVCQEQGAILATFYQLFQAWSEGLDWCNAGWLADGTVHYPIRQPRKPCGGLHLAPGIRSYGPRHRHQHRFDAFCFSSALKGEVFYLDHPAGMTLEEAKQSCQDVGAEIARVGQLYSAWKLLGMDRCDAGWLADGSVRYPIAKPRANCGPAEPGVRSFGFPSKGRFGVYCYKER, encoded by the exons atgctgctgctcctgctgctcctggaggCCACCCTGCTGCGGCTGGCCAGCGGCTCCCACCACCCCTTCTACAACGGCTTCTACTACAACCACATCATGAACGACAAGGGCAATGGGCAGGACAAAG tggTTTACTTTAACGGAGCCAAACTGGTGGTGGAGACCCCCAAAGACCCCGTCTACAGCTCCAATGGCGCCAACGTCACCCTGCCCTGCCACTACCGCTACGAACCCGACATGGAATCCAAGCGCAAGATACGCATCAAGTGGTCCAAGCTGCGGGATGACTACACCAAAGAGCAAGACGTGCTGGTGGCCATCGGCAAGACCTACCTGGCCTTCGGGGACTTCCGGGGCCGCGCGCACCTCCACCAGGCCAACCGGCGTGAGGCCTCGCTGGTCGTCAGTGATGTGCGCTTGCAGGATGATGGCAAATACCGCTGTGAGGTCATCGATGGGCTGGAGGACGAGAGCAACGTGGTGGACCTCCGGCTGCAAG GCGTCGTGTTCCCCTACCAGCCTCCCCGCGGGCAGTACAGGCTCAACTTCCACGAAGCCGAGCGAGTGTGCCAGGAGCAGGGCGCCATCCTCGCCACCTTCTACCAGCTCTTCCAGGCCTGGAGCGAGGGACTGGACTGGTGCAACGCGGGCTGGCTGGCTGATGGCACCGTGCATTACCCCATCCGACAGCCCCGCAAGCCCTGTGGTGGGTTGCACCTTGCCCCGGGCATCCGCAGCTATGGCCCGCGCCACCGGCACCAGCACCGCTTTGATGccttctgcttctcctctgcGCTCAAAG GAGAGGTTTTCTACCTGGACCACCCAGCCGGGATGACGCTGGAGGAGGCCAAGCAGAGCTGCCAGGATGTGGGGGCCGAGATCGCCCGGGTGGGGCAGCTCTACTCTGCCTGGAAGCTCCTGGGGATGGACCGCTGCGATGCCGGCTGGCTGGCGGACGGCAGCGTCCGCTACCCCATCGCCAAGCCCCGGGCCAACTGCGGCCCCGCAGAGCCTGGTGTCCGCAGCTTCGGCTTTCCCAGCAAGGGCAGGTTTGGGGTCTACTGCTACAAGGAGAGATAA